One genomic segment of Mytilus trossulus isolate FHL-02 chromosome 4, PNRI_Mtr1.1.1.hap1, whole genome shotgun sequence includes these proteins:
- the LOC134714748 gene encoding uncharacterized protein C6orf163 homolog produces MIRGKSDMATAEPSRSLLPAITPRIATAPLGSSRLQTVPKRYEETKPVVIQGHAHRMIIGIGHELQRRSMEMSEVERLRGIREAEQAVWAQAEQIKAEAVQRAKEESRLDQEKMLKKVSKAQEKALKEEALRVEMAMQKLAIEQVKQERLEAEQRLKDALSEKEKEFTKRLSEALSEARKEEQTAAAKKAADIEKSHKDKLAVALKKAETEKTKAVTDLEASKNKEMTEKISKTEENERKKADTTLQATKQKYEAEITKLKGDIQKQKAEITKYLKNIQALELAKLNVETKLHEVYTGYQDFINRSQPFEPGMSDYLLQPVYIDEVGKVPEL; encoded by the exons ATGATTAGGGGAAAGAGCGATATGGCTACTGCAGAGCCTTCAAGATCACTGCTGCCTGCAATAACACCAAGAATTGCTACAGCTCCTCTTGGATCTAGCAGATTACAAACAGTTCCTAAACGGTATGAGGAAACCAAACCAGTTGTTATTCAGGGCCATGCTCATCGCATGATTATAG GTATTGGTCATGAACTGCAGAGACGTTCCATGGAAATGTCTGAGGTGGAACGGTTGAGAGGTATCCGAGAAGCAGAACAAGCAGTTTGGGCACAGGCTGAACAGATCAAAGCTGAAGCTGTACAGAGAGCTAAAGAAGAATCTAGGTTGGATCAAGAAAAAATGCTGAAAAAGGTCTCAAAAGCACAGGAAAAAGCGTTAAAG GAGGAGGCATTACGAGTTGAGATGGCGATGCAGAAACTTGCAATAGAACAGGTAAAACAGGAAAGACTGGAGGCTGAACAGAGGCTCAAGGATGCTTTATCAGAAAAAGAGAAAGAGTTTACAAAACGTTTATCTGAAGCTTTGTCAGAGGCTCGGAAAGAAGAACAGACTGCTGCAGCAAAGAAAGCAGCAGACATTGAAAA AAGTCACAAAGACAAACTAGCTGTAGCACTGAAGAAAGCTGAAACAGAGAAAACGAAAGCAGTGACAGATCTTGAAGCttctaaaaataaagaaatgacaGAAAAAATCAGTAAAACAGAAGAAAATGAGAGGAAGAAAGCTGATACTACATTACAagctacaaaacaaaaatatgaggCTGAAATTACCAAATTAAAAGGAGATATACAGAAACAAAAAGCAGAAATTaccaaatatttgaagaatATTCAAGCATTAGAACTGGCTAAATTAAATGTGGAAACTAAATTACATGAAGTATATACTGGATATCAGGACTTTATAAACAGAAGCCAACCATTTGAACCAGGCATGTCAGACTATTTATTACAACCAGTTTATATTGACGAGGTTGGCAAAGTACCAGAACTTTGA